The Actinoplanes sp. N902-109 genomic interval GTCGAGGTGAAGCAGCCGTTCGTCCAGTCCGAGGGCCAGCAACGGCTCCAGGGCAGCGCTGCGGAAGACCTCGTTGTGGTAGGGCGCCTCGGTAGCTTCCTCGGACTCGTCGGGCAGGGTGACACCGAGCACCAGCGTGTCGCCCGGCTCAGTGCTGCGCAGCACATGCTCGAGCGCAGAGACCGGGTCCTCGAGGTTGCCCAGCGTGTTGCCGAGGAAAAGCACCGGCAGTGGCCCGCTGTCAGCTCCGCGCCAATCGCGGATCCCGCTGGTCGGACCGGTCTCGACATCCCACTGTTTCGGCACGAAATTGACCGCGGGAAGGTCATGGGCGAAATTGAGCTGCGCCCGTGACATCAACGACTCGCTGTAATCGAGCGCAAGATAGTCGACACCGGCCGGCGCCGAACCGGCCACTTGGGTCAGCACAGCGATCGAATGCCGGCCGTTTCCGGGCCCGATCTCGGCGATGCGCCGCGGCAGTGGATGCCCGAGATCCAGCAAAGCCTTGCAGGCAAGCGCTCCGGCGCCGGTGACCGACTGGTAGCTCTCCTCGCGGGACAGCCGGTCGTGCGTCCGGGCCGCGCTGCCCGCGTAGGCGAACTTGAGCGGCAGAACGCCCGCAGCGACTCCCTCGCAGACGGCAGCGTGATGCTCGGGCCGCTCGAAGAAGGACGTTTCCTTCGTCGCGACGTCTCCGTCATTCGAGGATGTCGTCACCCCGCGGTGACCAGCTTCAGGAGTCATGTCATGACAATCATGAGAATTGGCGAGCGCTTGTCAAGTGTACTCGCGTGAGCAAATTCAGCGAGCCGCTCATACGAATTGATGTCATGTCACCGGCCGAAATGATGAGCGCGATTCGCACGACACCACGACCACCTGACGCATTGCGACTAGTCAGTCGCGCATTGTCTGGGCAGGCCGCCGGCGGCGAAGGTCCGGAGCGCGGTGAGCGCGTCGTCGACCGTGCCGACCTCGGCCATCGGCAGGCCCGGGACGGCATTGCGGGCCGCCTCCGCGCAATTGCCGGCGGGCACCAGGAACAGCTGCGCACCGGCCGCCTTGGCGCCCAGCAACTTCTGCGGGATGCCACCGATGCGGCCGACCGTGCCCGCGTCGTCGATCGTGCCGGTACCCGCGATGATCCTGCCGCCGGTCAGGTCGGCCGGGGTGAGCTTGTCGATGATGCCCAGCGTGAACATCAGCCCGGCGCTGGGGCCACCGATGCGGTCCAGGTCGAACGACACCTGGAACGGCTTGCCGATCTTCTCCCGGGCGATCTTCTCGGCACTGGTCTCGGAGTCCTTGAAATCCTGGCTGTTCTTCCGGTCGATCTCCTGCGTCGTCTGCCCCGGCGGGTAGACCACATCGCGCGGCACCATCGCGCGCCCGGAATCGGTCCAGGCATCGATCGCCTGACCCAGCGACAACCGGGTGCGGACCTGGATCGTGGTCAGCCGCAGCTGCCCCGCGGAGTCCGACACGTCGGCGCCGGTCACCGTGATCACTTCCTTGCCCTGGTCGGTGCCGAGCGTGTCCACCGTCGGGCCCGGCTCCAGCGCCACGTACGGCAGCGGGAACGTGCCCACGGCGAGCCCCAGCAGTGCGGTGACCAGGGCGCCGACGAGCAGCAGGACGCCACGGCGGTTCGTACCCATGCAGGATCAGCCTTTCGGACCGGCAAAGACGACTGCCAGCGTACGGGGCTGCGGGCGGCCCTCAGGTCCGGGGCGGCAGGAACGTGTGCCGGGTCATGGCCAGCACCGTGCGGACGCAGAGGTACAGAACCCAGCCGGAGATGACCGTCAGCAACACATAGCTCCACGCGGCCCGGGCGGGTACATCCTCGGCACGCAACCATTGCAGCGCATCGGCGAACACGGCGGCGTAGGCGAAGGAGAACGCCCACCAGCCGGGACCGAACGGCGCCTTGCGGTACAACGGCACCAATCCGGCCTGCAGCAGCACCATCAGCATCGCGTAACCGGCCAGCATCAGCGCCACCACGTCGGCATGCCGGCCGTTGATCGCGAACCAGGCGTTGCCGGCCACCACCGGCGGCGCCACCTCGATCGCCATCGTCGGCAGCAACCCCGGAGCGAGCGTGGGCTGAGTGAACAGGCGCAGCAGCAGGATCGACCCCAGCACCAGCCAGCAGACCACCCCGAACCCGAGCATCAGGTACGCCAACGGGGCGTACCCGAGCAGGGCCGCGCTCTGCGCCGCGATCAGCCCACCGGCGACCGTCGGCAGAAAATAGCCGGGATGCCAACGGGCGTACGGTATGTCCTCGACGATCCACCGCGCGCTGAGCCAACCGCCGAACAGCACCGTGCCGATCAATCCGGCGAGGTAAAGCGCAACCCCGGCGACCCGCACGTGCGCGGCCAGCGGCACCGCCATCATCATCGGCACGATCGCGATCAACGACAGGAACGGCGCGAACGTCGGATCGTGGTGATCACGGGGCCGCTGTGACCCGTACGCGACGATCGTCGCCAGCCACACCAGACCGGCGACGATCCACAAGGCGTCCGCAACGACCGTGACCTGCTGGTTCCAGCAGGCCGCAAGGCCGGCGAAGCCGAAGGAGACACCGAAGAGATTGGGCGTGACCCGCCCCCGCAATCCGTTCACGCGAACATGATTCCGGGGACAGATCACTTTCCGGTACGCCTCAGTCGCCACAGCCCGCAGCCGACTCCATCGCCGCCCCATGCAACCGACTCATCGCCGCCACATGCAGCCGACTTCGGGGCCGCCGCGAGCAGGCAGCTCTGGTGCCGCCGTGCGGGGTGCTCAGTCGTTGAGCGTGCGGGGTGCTCAGTTGTTGAGCGTACAGGGAGCGAACTTCTCGAGGCCCTCGGGCTTGGCGGCGTGCCGGCCGATGGCGGTCTCGATGCGGTTGAGCGTCGCGACGCGCTTGTCCTCCAGCGGGCCCAGGATCGCGTTCTGGACGAAGTTGGGGCCGCCCTCGTTGGCGCTGGTCGACAGCCGCTTGTTGGCCTCGTCGATCTGCGTCTGCAGCAGCTCCAGGTTGCGCGACACCTCGTCCTGCGCCTCGGCCGGGATCGACGGCAGGCCGGCGACGTCCGGGCAGTTCACGGTCGGCGCGTCACCGGACGCCGCAGCCGGGTCGGCGGTCGCCACCCCGGTCGGCTCCGGCGTGGCAGCCGCGCCACCGGCGCCGCCCAGCGTGCAGGTGGCCAGCGTGTCGACGTCCAGCACCGGCTTGGCAGCGGAGCGCCCGATCGCGGTGGCCATCCGGTTGATCGTCGCGACCCGCTTGTCCTTCAGCGGCCCGAGGATCGCGTTCTGGACGAAGTTGGGGCCGCCCTCGTTGGCGCTGGTCGACAGCCGCTTGTTCGCCTCGGCGATCTGCGTGTTGAGCAGCGCCAGGTTGCGCTCGATCTCGGCCTGCGCCTGCGCCGGAACAGCACCCAGCGCCCCGGCGACGGCCGGGCAGCTGATCGTCTGCGTGCCGGTGGCGCCGCCGGCGGCCTCCTCCGCGGCGCCCCCGTTGTTACCACCGGCCGCCGGCTGGACGGCGGTGGGCTCGGGAGCTGCGACGCCGCCGCCGTTCTCGTTGAGCGAACAAGTGGCCAGCGCGTTCTCGTCCAGCTTGGGCGGGGTGGCATGCCGGCCGATCGAGATGACCATGCGGTCGATCGTGGACACCCGCTTGTCCTTCAACGGACCGATGACGGAGTTCTGCGCGCTGAAACCGGCCTTGTCGGAGCTGGCGGCCAGCCGCTTGTTCGCCTCGTCGATCTGCGTGTTCAGCAGCGCCAGGTTGCGCTCGATCTCCGCCTGCGACTGCGCCGGGATCGAGCCCAGCGCAGCGGCCACGGAAGGACAGTTCACCGTCGGCGTGGAATTCTCGGCGGCCGAGGCGACGCCGAGGCCGACGCCGACCAGGGCCACGGCGACCGCGCCGACCCCGGCCACCTGCCAGCGTCGCGCGGAACTACGGGTGATGTGCATCTTCGCCAAAGCCTTCCTGTCAAAAGGACCTCGCCGACCAATACGGGAGCGCTTCCACCCCCGGATGAACCCTGCACTGATCTTTAAGGCGCTCTTAAAGGACGGCGTCACGCTACCACCGTCAACCTCGGGTTGACGAATCCGCCGGGTCAACCTAGGGTTGACGGCATGACTTCAGCGGTTCGCCTCGACGACCTGATCGAGGACATCAAGAGGAATCACACCGACGCGCTCGAGCAGCTCTCCGGCGCGGTGCTGGCTGCCGACCACCTGGGCGACGTCGCCGATCATCTGATCGGGCACTTCGTCGACCAGGCGCGGCGCTCCGGCGCGTCGTGGACCGACATCGGGCACAGCATGGGGGTGTCGAAGCAAGCCGCGCAGAAACGCTTTGTCCCCAAGGGAGAGACCCCGGCGGAGCAGTTCTCCCGCTACACCGGCCGGGCGCGCAAGGTCATAGTCACGGCTCAGGAGGAGGCCCGCACCGCCGGCAACGATCAGATCGGTGTCGTGCATCTGCTCCTGGCACTGGTGGCCGACCCGTCCGCAATCGCGACGCGCACAATCACCGCCCTGGGGGTTCCGGTCGACGCCGTGCGCGAGGCCGCCACTGCCGCCCTACCCGAGCAGACCGACCACGTCGCCCACCTGATCCCGTTCAGCCCCGCTGCCAAGAAGGCCATCGAGCTGACCTTCCGCGAATCCCTGCGCCTGCAGAGCAGCACCATCAGCACCGGGCACATCCTGCTGGCCCTGCTCGAGCTCGAGGACGGCGACGGGTTGCTCTCCAGCCTCGGCATCACCAAGGCCACCGCCGAGGCGGCCGTCACCGCCGCCCTGACTGCGGAGCCAACGGAATAGCGGGCGACGGAGCCAACGGAATAGCGGGCGACGGAGCCAACGGCGCAGACCCGCTCCTCCCGGAACGGGCCTGGAGGACAGAACGGGCCCCGGAGGCAGTCTGCCCCGGGCCGGACCCCGATGCGGGTCGGACCCGGGACAGACCTGGGCGGGCGGACAAGGCTCGGGTCGGACCCCGGGCAGCGGTCAGACGCGGGACAGGGCGCGGTCGCTCACCACGCACTGCATGCCGAACATGCGGGCCCGGCGGACGGCGAAGTCGGTAAGGCCAGGCGTGTCCGCGTAGTCCAGCGCGTACAGGTCAAGCTCCAGGCGGAGCAGCTGCTCGGCGATCTGGGCGTGGAACTCCAGCACGTCGGGCGGCCAGGGAGCATAGCCGTCGTCGGTCCAGCGGGCCGAGAAGGACTCGAAGACCACGCCGTCAACGAGTTCGGCCAGCCGGGGCAGCATGCCGAAGCCACGGTTGGCCAGCATGTAGGCCGGTTTGGCCTCGGCACGGATGGCGGCGACCAGGGTGAGCAGGTGCGGCACGTCCTCGGGGAAGGTGAGCTCGACATTGAGGGTGTCCAGGAACAGACCGTCGAAACCAGCGGCCATGGCAGCGCGGGCCTGGCCGACCACATGCTCGACCCACTGGGGGTGGCCGACGTAGACGAAATGACCGCCCCAGTCGGGGTTCTTCTCCGGACGTTGCCATACCGCCGGCGGCCCCTGGTCTTCCGACAACGTCAGATAGCCGAGCGGTTGCACGCCCTGCTCCTTGAGGTACGCCAATTCCTCACTGGAGTAGAACTCCGGCTGCAGCACCACCCGCGGATAGGCACACAGCTCGGTGAGTTTGCCGTTCCCGTAGTAGAAGCAGATCGGCTCCTTCTCACTCATGACGACCCCCCGCGCTTACCACGACCGGCTGGCGGCGGCGTGCTCACGACGGCCTCCCGTGCTTGCTGTACCACGCGAATGTCGAGGCGACGCCCTCCTCCAGCGACACCTTGGGTTCGTAGCCGGTCAGCTCGCGGAGTCTGGTCAGGTCGGGGCAGCGGCGGCGCACCGAGCCGGGCGGCGCCGGGGTGGCCTCGACCACCGTGACGTCGACCCCGGCCGCCGGGGCGCCTGCCTCAACCCTCGAGGGGTCGGCGGCGGGCCGGCGGTGGGTGGCCGCGACTCGGAGGACCAGGGCTGCGAGGTCGCCGATGTTGGT includes:
- a CDS encoding L-histidine N(alpha)-methyltransferase, yielding MTTSSNDGDVATKETSFFERPEHHAAVCEGVAAGVLPLKFAYAGSAARTHDRLSREESYQSVTGAGALACKALLDLGHPLPRRIAEIGPGNGRHSIAVLTQVAGSAPAGVDYLALDYSESLMSRAQLNFAHDLPAVNFVPKQWDVETGPTSGIRDWRGADSGPLPVLFLGNTLGNLEDPVSALEHVLRSTEPGDTLVLGVTLPDESEEATEAPYHNEVFRSAALEPLLALGLDERLLHLDVWYDAPTHCVKGVVRLGAAVLINDIEFPAGHEVRCFLSRRFSVDGVRGLLRLAGWDPVAEYADPMAGHAVLTAVRPR
- a CDS encoding PDZ domain-containing protein encodes the protein MGTNRRGVLLLVGALVTALLGLAVGTFPLPYVALEPGPTVDTLGTDQGKEVITVTGADVSDSAGQLRLTTIQVRTRLSLGQAIDAWTDSGRAMVPRDVVYPPGQTTQEIDRKNSQDFKDSETSAEKIAREKIGKPFQVSFDLDRIGGPSAGLMFTLGIIDKLTPADLTGGRIIAGTGTIDDAGTVGRIGGIPQKLLGAKAAGAQLFLVPAGNCAEAARNAVPGLPMAEVGTVDDALTALRTFAAGGLPRQCATD
- a CDS encoding potassium-tellurite ethidium and proflavin transporter, which codes for MNGLRGRVTPNLFGVSFGFAGLAACWNQQVTVVADALWIVAGLVWLATIVAYGSQRPRDHHDPTFAPFLSLIAIVPMMMAVPLAAHVRVAGVALYLAGLIGTVLFGGWLSARWIVEDIPYARWHPGYFLPTVAGGLIAAQSAALLGYAPLAYLMLGFGVVCWLVLGSILLLRLFTQPTLAPGLLPTMAIEVAPPVVAGNAWFAINGRHADVVALMLAGYAMLMVLLQAGLVPLYRKAPFGPGWWAFSFAYAAVFADALQWLRAEDVPARAAWSYVLLTVISGWVLYLCVRTVLAMTRHTFLPPRT
- a CDS encoding Clp protease N-terminal domain-containing protein; its protein translation is MTSAVRLDDLIEDIKRNHTDALEQLSGAVLAADHLGDVADHLIGHFVDQARRSGASWTDIGHSMGVSKQAAQKRFVPKGETPAEQFSRYTGRARKVIVTAQEEARTAGNDQIGVVHLLLALVADPSAIATRTITALGVPVDAVREAATAALPEQTDHVAHLIPFSPAAKKAIELTFRESLRLQSSTISTGHILLALLELEDGDGLLSSLGITKATAEAAVTAALTAEPTE
- a CDS encoding endo alpha-1,4 polygalactosaminidase, with translation MSEKEPICFYYGNGKLTELCAYPRVVLQPEFYSSEELAYLKEQGVQPLGYLTLSEDQGPPAVWQRPEKNPDWGGHFVYVGHPQWVEHVVGQARAAMAAGFDGLFLDTLNVELTFPEDVPHLLTLVAAIRAEAKPAYMLANRGFGMLPRLAELVDGVVFESFSARWTDDGYAPWPPDVLEFHAQIAEQLLRLELDLYALDYADTPGLTDFAVRRARMFGMQCVVSDRALSRV